From a region of the Gracilinanus agilis isolate LMUSP501 unplaced genomic scaffold, AgileGrace unplaced_scaffold54195, whole genome shotgun sequence genome:
- the LOC123255933 gene encoding 6-phosphogluconate dehydrogenase, decarboxylating, producing VFLGKIKDAFDRNPQLQNLLLDDFFKTAVQNCQESWRRAISTGVQAGIPMPCFTTALSFYDGYRHEMLPANLIQAQRDYFGAHTYELLAKPGHFIHTNWTGHGGSVSSSSYNA from the exons TGTCTTCCTAGGGAAGATCAAAGATGCCTTTGACCGGAACCCCCAGCTCCAGAACCTTCTCCTGGATGACTTCTTTAAGACTGCTGTGCAGAACTGCCAG GAGTCATGGCGGCGGGCGATCAGCACTGGAGTGCAGGCTGGCATCCCCATGCCCTGCTTCACCACGGCTCTTTCCTTCTACGATGGGTACAGGCACGAGATGCTCCCTGCCAACCTGATCCAG GCTCAGAGGGATTACTTCGGGGCTCACACCTACGAGCTTCTAGCCAAACCAGGACACTTTATCCACACCAACTGGACAGGCCACGGTGGCAGCGTGTCCTCCTCTTCCTACAATGCCTAA